A genomic stretch from Neodiprion fabricii isolate iyNeoFabr1 chromosome 3, iyNeoFabr1.1, whole genome shotgun sequence includes:
- the LOC124178447 gene encoding derlin-1, protein MSELREWFNAQPLFTRWWLLLSVGCSLLGRFGIFSPERLVLFYIPFVHKFEIWRAVTSVFYYPLGPTTGFHFMINCYFIYNYSVRLERGEYDGRPADYFYMLLFNWVCCVIAGLFGEFPLLMDPMVLSVLYIWCHLNRDTIVNFWFGTQFKAMYLPWVLFAFNLVISGGGMLELVGILVGHLYFFLKFKYPQEFGGPDLLATPQFLEAYFPPSRLRGFGTAPSQREPQRPGRNMYGGYQWGRGQPLGQ, encoded by the exons ATGTCAGAACTGAGAGAGTGGTTCAATGCCCAGCCATTATTTACTAGATGGTGGCTTCTTTTATCCGTGGGATGTTCTCTTTTGGGAAGATTCGGTATTTTCAGTCCGGAACGACTCGTTTTATTCTACATTCCATTCGTTCACAAATTCGAGATATGGAGAGCCGTTACCAGCGTATTTTATTATCCCCTTGGACCAACAACTGGGTTTCACTTTATGATCAACTGTTATTTCATCTACAACTATTCTGTAAGGCTCGAACGTGGCGAGTATGATGGACGACCAGCTGATTATTTCTACATGCTTCTGTTTAACTGGGTTTGCTGTGTCATCGCTGGACTCTTTGGAGAATTCCCACTTCTCATGGACCCTATGGTACTCAGTGTACTCTACATATGGTGTCATCTCAACCGAGACACTATTGTCAATTTTTGGTTTG GGACGCAGTTTAAAGCAATGTATCTGCCATGGGTTCTCTTTGCTTTCAATCTTGTGATATCTGGCGGTGGAATGTTGGAATTGGTTGGTATTCTAGTGGGACATTTGTACTTCTTCCTGAAGTTTAAATACCCTCAAGAATTCGGAGGTCCAGATTTATTGGCCACACCTCAATTTCTCGAGGCTTATTTCCCTCCTTCAAGACTCAGAGGGTTTGGAACCGCTCCTTCACAAAGGGAACCACAGAGACCGGGCAGAAATATGTATGGTGGTTATCAATGGGGACGTGGCCAGCCTCTCGGCCAGTAA
- the LOC124178443 gene encoding glycerophosphodiester phosphodiesterase 1 translates to MSGKYLEIYTGCFMAWIYLQASWTILTSIFYQFSVPWAIWAALVLTISLQVARIPPPSSEVVREVLGVDPLIEAKDEQGGDSHGTSDHLYCMRVVGHRGAAFDYPENSLNAFRNCKNRGCSAVEFDLALTKDGVPIIFHDLTIERLTGKSGTVKEMTWNQLKELDISRNHPLREKFIGEDKIALLEDVLTECIRNDQRMFIDIKEKSLEIVQVILDAYNKHPSLFKRAVVTSFNPIIIYLIRRKNPKIVCSIAWRPQLISRKSYQGLEGPGLPRFSNPFKHALAAIVDCLHSWALPRFTYHLLGLSAILLHKDIVTPEVVRKWNVRGVRVIVWNVNLPSEKLHYSRLLKVTYLTDTLIGEKSA, encoded by the exons ATGAGTGGAAAGTATCTAGAGATTTACACTGGGTGCTTCATGGCTTGGATTTACCTGCAAGCATCTTGGACTATTCTGACTAGCATCTTTTATCAATTCTCTGTGCCATGGGCAATATGGGCTGCGTTGGTTCTCACTATCAGTCTACAGGTGGCCAGAATTCCACCTCCGAGTTCAGAGGTGGTCAGAGAAGTATTAGGCGTAGATCCTTTGATAGAAGCCAAGGATGAACAAGGAGGTGATAGTCATGGTACCTCGGATCATCTGTATTGCATGAGAGTAGTCGGACATCGTGGGGCAGCTTTTGATTATCCAGAAAACAGCCTCAACGCTTTTcgaaat TGCAAAAACAGAGGGTGCAGTGCAGTTGAATTTGATTTGGCATTAACTAAAGATGGTGTCCCAATTATATTTCATGACCTTACTATAGAGAGACTGACAGGGAAGTCGGGAACTGTTAAAGAAATGACTTGGAATCAGTTGAAGGAATTAGACATCAGTCGAAATCATCCTCTGAG AGAAAAGTTTATTGGAGAGGACAAAATTGCTTTACTAGAAGATGTGCTGACCGAATGCATCCGTAATGATCAGCGAATGTTTATCGATATCAAAGAAAAGAGCCTTGAAATAGTACAAGTCATTCTGGATGCATATAACAAGCATCCCAGTCTTTTCAAAAGAGCTGTAGTAACCAGTTTCAATCCAATCATTATTTACTTG atcagaagaaaaaatccaaaaatcgTGTGCAGTATAGCCTGGAGGCCTCAACTCATATCGCGAAAATCATATCAAGGTTTGGAAGGTCCGGGTCTACCGCGCTTCTCTAATCCCTTCAAACATGCATTGGCTGCTATTGTAGACTGTCTACATAGCTGGGCTTTGCCACGGTTCACTTATCATTTACTGGGCCTGTCTGCAATATTGTTGCATAAAGACATCGTCACCCC GGAAGTGGTGAGGAAATGGAACGTGCGTGGTGTTCGGGTGATTGTTTGGAACGTGAATCTACCCTCAGAAAAGCTTCATTATTCTAGACTCCTCAAGGTGACATATTTGACGGATACTTTGATAGGAGAAAAAAGTGCGTGA
- the LOC124178446 gene encoding noggin-2-like isoform X1: MTRHSMRSCISRWGGWWVAVLLSLPFLQSRTRGESQNGSGSPHDHGLRPAESWLSVLLPESTDNTLDPPPEEREETRLLALLGADYDAAFMSNSRPNATARLAWEFPFRADHRGRLVPTGEMPEALQTLHLGRPLFLSYVRLPDGSRLRTRVSEKLKRKLRRLLWAYTSCPVQWRWKDLGIRFWPRWLKQGRCSQGKGISCSVPPGMKCRPSNTNYKKFLRWHCIREGECKWRPVEYPVITQCACSCSHIVRGSKNADTTQV; this comes from the exons ATGACGCGTCATTCG ATGCGGAGTTGCATTTCGCGGTGGGGCGGCTGGTGGGTAGCGGTCTTGCTTTCACTTCCGTTTCTGCAATCGCGTACTCGCGGGGAGTCGCAGAATGGCTCGGGGTCCCCACATGATCACGGCTTGCGGCCCGCCGAGTCTTGGCTGTCGGTGCTGCTCCCTGAGTCGACGGACAACACGCTGGACCCGCCGCCCGAAGAGCGCGAGGAAACGCGGCTTCTCGCACTGCTAGGGGCAGATTACGATGCGGCGTTCATGTCAAACTCGCGACCGAACGCGACGGCGCGTCTTGCCTGGGAATTTCCATTCCGCGCTGATCACCGGGGACGTCTTGTTCCGACGGGAGAGATGCCAGAAGCCTTGCAAACTTTACACCTGGG AAGACCATTATTTCTTAGCTACGTGAGATTGCCTGATGGGTCGCGACTGAGGACTCGCGTTTCCGAGAAGCTGAAGAGGAAGCTGAGGCGGTTACTGTGGGCGTATACATCTTGTCCGGTCCAATGGAGGTGGAAAGATCTTGGAATAAGATTTTGGCCTCGTTGGTTGAAACAGGGAAGGTGCTCGCAGGGGAAGGGAATTTCCTGCAGCGTTCCTCCTGGCATGAAATGCCGCCCTTCCAATACGAACTACAAAAAGTTCCTTAGGTGGCACTGTATAAGGGAAGGCGAATGCAAGTGGAGGCCTGTTGAGTATCCGGTCATAACGCAGTGTGCCTGTTCCTGTTCTCACATAGTTCGTGGTTCCAAGAACGCTGATACAACTCAAGTGTAA
- the LOC124178446 gene encoding noggin-2-like isoform X3 gives MTRHSMRSCISRWGGWWVAVLLSLPFLQSRTRGESQNGSGSPHDHGLRPAESWLSVLLPESTDNTLDPPPEEREETRLLALLGADYDAAFMSNSRPNATARLAWEFPFRADHRGRLVPTGEMPEALQTLHLGYVRLPDGSRLRTRVSEKLKRKLRRLLWAYTSCPVQWRWKDLGIRFWPRWLKQGRCSQGKGISCSVPPGMKCRPSNTNYKKFLRWHCIREGECKWRPVEYPVITQCACSCSHIVRGSKNADTTQV, from the exons ATGACGCGTCATTCG ATGCGGAGTTGCATTTCGCGGTGGGGCGGCTGGTGGGTAGCGGTCTTGCTTTCACTTCCGTTTCTGCAATCGCGTACTCGCGGGGAGTCGCAGAATGGCTCGGGGTCCCCACATGATCACGGCTTGCGGCCCGCCGAGTCTTGGCTGTCGGTGCTGCTCCCTGAGTCGACGGACAACACGCTGGACCCGCCGCCCGAAGAGCGCGAGGAAACGCGGCTTCTCGCACTGCTAGGGGCAGATTACGATGCGGCGTTCATGTCAAACTCGCGACCGAACGCGACGGCGCGTCTTGCCTGGGAATTTCCATTCCGCGCTGATCACCGGGGACGTCTTGTTCCGACGGGAGAGATGCCAGAAGCCTTGCAAACTTTACACCTGGG CTACGTGAGATTGCCTGATGGGTCGCGACTGAGGACTCGCGTTTCCGAGAAGCTGAAGAGGAAGCTGAGGCGGTTACTGTGGGCGTATACATCTTGTCCGGTCCAATGGAGGTGGAAAGATCTTGGAATAAGATTTTGGCCTCGTTGGTTGAAACAGGGAAGGTGCTCGCAGGGGAAGGGAATTTCCTGCAGCGTTCCTCCTGGCATGAAATGCCGCCCTTCCAATACGAACTACAAAAAGTTCCTTAGGTGGCACTGTATAAGGGAAGGCGAATGCAAGTGGAGGCCTGTTGAGTATCCGGTCATAACGCAGTGTGCCTGTTCCTGTTCTCACATAGTTCGTGGTTCCAAGAACGCTGATACAACTCAAGTGTAA
- the LOC124178446 gene encoding noggin-2-like isoform X2 — MRSCISRWGGWWVAVLLSLPFLQSRTRGESQNGSGSPHDHGLRPAESWLSVLLPESTDNTLDPPPEEREETRLLALLGADYDAAFMSNSRPNATARLAWEFPFRADHRGRLVPTGEMPEALQTLHLGRPLFLSYVRLPDGSRLRTRVSEKLKRKLRRLLWAYTSCPVQWRWKDLGIRFWPRWLKQGRCSQGKGISCSVPPGMKCRPSNTNYKKFLRWHCIREGECKWRPVEYPVITQCACSCSHIVRGSKNADTTQV; from the exons ATGCGGAGTTGCATTTCGCGGTGGGGCGGCTGGTGGGTAGCGGTCTTGCTTTCACTTCCGTTTCTGCAATCGCGTACTCGCGGGGAGTCGCAGAATGGCTCGGGGTCCCCACATGATCACGGCTTGCGGCCCGCCGAGTCTTGGCTGTCGGTGCTGCTCCCTGAGTCGACGGACAACACGCTGGACCCGCCGCCCGAAGAGCGCGAGGAAACGCGGCTTCTCGCACTGCTAGGGGCAGATTACGATGCGGCGTTCATGTCAAACTCGCGACCGAACGCGACGGCGCGTCTTGCCTGGGAATTTCCATTCCGCGCTGATCACCGGGGACGTCTTGTTCCGACGGGAGAGATGCCAGAAGCCTTGCAAACTTTACACCTGGG AAGACCATTATTTCTTAGCTACGTGAGATTGCCTGATGGGTCGCGACTGAGGACTCGCGTTTCCGAGAAGCTGAAGAGGAAGCTGAGGCGGTTACTGTGGGCGTATACATCTTGTCCGGTCCAATGGAGGTGGAAAGATCTTGGAATAAGATTTTGGCCTCGTTGGTTGAAACAGGGAAGGTGCTCGCAGGGGAAGGGAATTTCCTGCAGCGTTCCTCCTGGCATGAAATGCCGCCCTTCCAATACGAACTACAAAAAGTTCCTTAGGTGGCACTGTATAAGGGAAGGCGAATGCAAGTGGAGGCCTGTTGAGTATCCGGTCATAACGCAGTGTGCCTGTTCCTGTTCTCACATAGTTCGTGGTTCCAAGAACGCTGATACAACTCAAGTGTAA